A DNA window from Drosophila suzukii unplaced genomic scaffold, CBGP_Dsuzu_IsoJpt1.0 scf_18, whole genome shotgun sequence contains the following coding sequences:
- the LOC118879556 gene encoding high mobility group nucleosome-binding domain-containing protein 5-like, with protein sequence MARQKGGKDDENNRGEDSGDENFEDDGGTIQKEDGDKSNGKDVGIQSDDEEDGDKSNGKDGGIQSYDKEDGVVGSVLRIRDKRNENYTEDDMHNQAGENSRNAKSSERKVKNGNVAVVENFNENIEVSLSMATQVLSEFAGESPANGPLKCIISRRFMEQVENMRKC encoded by the coding sequence ATGGCGAGACAAAAAGGAGGCAAAGACGACGAAAATAATAGAGGCGAAGACAGCGGCGACGAGAATTTCGAAGATGACGGCGGAACTATACAGAAAGAAGACGGCGACAAAAGTAACGGCAAAGACGTCGGCATCCAGAGTGACGACGAAGAAGACGGCGACAAAAGTAACGGCAAAGACGGCGGCATCCAGAGTTACGACAAAGAAGACGGAGTTGTTGGCAGCGTTCTCAGAATTAGAGACAAACGGAACGAAAACTATACAGAAGACGACATGCACAACCAGGCTGGAGAGAATTCTAGGAACGCAAAAAGCAGTGAACGTAAAGTGAAAAACGGCAACGTTGCGGTGGTGGAAAATTTTAACGAGAACATCGAAGTCTCGTTGAGTATGGCAACACAGGTGTTGAGCGAGTTTGCTGGCGAGTCGCCTGCAAATGGACCACTCAAATGCATAATATCGCGAAGATTTATGGAACAGGTGGAAAATATGAGAAAATGCTAA